From the Cohaesibacter intestini genome, one window contains:
- a CDS encoding cysteine synthase A, which translates to MEIRADVTNAIGNTPLIRLNAASEATGCEILGKAEFLNPGQSVKDRAALYIIRQAVADGSLRPGGTIVEGTAGNTGIGLALLANALGYRTVIVIPETQSQEKKDMLRLAGAELVEVPAVPYRNPNNYVKVSQRLAEQLNESEPNGAIWANQFDNVANRQAHIETTSQEIWHQTDGKIDGFICAVGTGGTLAGTAQGLRAHNPDIKIGLADPHGAALYNYYKHGELKSEGSSISEGIGQGRITANLEGLSVDHPFQIADKDALPYVFDLLEHEGLCLGGSSAINIAGAVELAKALGPGHVIVTILCDYGTRYQSKLYNPDFLASKGLPVPQWLTLESRVKPPLVAEA; encoded by the coding sequence ATGGAAATCCGTGCAGATGTGACCAATGCAATTGGCAACACCCCCCTTATTCGCTTGAATGCGGCGAGTGAGGCGACGGGCTGTGAAATCCTTGGCAAGGCGGAGTTCCTCAATCCGGGGCAGTCCGTCAAGGATCGTGCCGCCCTCTATATTATCAGACAAGCTGTTGCTGATGGCAGCTTGCGCCCCGGTGGCACAATTGTCGAAGGCACCGCCGGCAATACGGGGATCGGGCTTGCGCTGCTCGCCAATGCTCTTGGCTATCGCACGGTGATTGTCATTCCTGAGACCCAGTCTCAGGAGAAAAAAGACATGCTGCGCCTTGCTGGTGCGGAGTTGGTGGAAGTGCCAGCCGTGCCGTATCGCAATCCCAACAATTACGTCAAGGTGTCCCAGCGTCTCGCTGAACAACTCAATGAGAGTGAACCAAATGGAGCCATATGGGCCAACCAGTTTGACAATGTGGCCAACCGTCAGGCTCATATCGAGACCACTTCGCAGGAAATCTGGCACCAAACGGATGGCAAAATCGACGGTTTCATCTGCGCTGTCGGGACTGGCGGTACGCTGGCTGGAACCGCTCAGGGTCTGCGGGCCCACAACCCGGATATCAAGATCGGTCTGGCCGACCCGCATGGCGCCGCACTCTACAATTATTACAAGCATGGTGAGTTGAAATCTGAAGGATCTTCGATTTCAGAAGGCATCGGTCAGGGCCGGATCACGGCCAATCTGGAAGGCCTGAGCGTGGATCATCCCTTCCAGATCGCCGACAAGGACGCCCTTCCCTATGTGTTTGATCTTCTCGAACATGAAGGCCTGTGCCTTGGTGGCTCATCAGCAATCAACATTGCCGGTGCAGTCGAGTTGGCAAAAGCATTGGGGCCGGGCCATGTGATCGTAACCATTCTGTGCGACTATGGCACGCGGTATCAGTCCAAGCTCTACAATCCCGATTTTCTGGCCTCCAAGGGCCTGCCTGTGCCGCAATGGTTGACCCTAGAGAGCCGCGTCAAGCCGCCACTGGTGGCCGAGGCCTGA